The Chlamydia sp. 04-14 genome includes a region encoding these proteins:
- a CDS encoding CT583 family protein, producing the protein MSKLIKEASAFFQKNQESTVKEFHKKEFAMDVFSVSLSENENEQIENLIVSKHSNFDDEDQCSRGLASIKLLTGQIKSIQKQHVLLIGEKIYKVREILKSMNSPDTTFSAWINLVFHTKSSAYNALGYYELFINLPDKNTKSLFQSIPYKTAYLLASRKGSLKDKVKVLGKISGMSNTSAIDVLNKFLPSLRTSQTERLTDFEDRNKELSEKLIEILRTVCSGLELSEYNKNLLQQLFEKTLQTKFRC; encoded by the coding sequence GTGAGTAAATTAATCAAAGAAGCATCCGCTTTTTTTCAAAAGAATCAAGAGAGCACTGTAAAGGAATTCCACAAAAAAGAATTCGCTATGGATGTTTTCTCAGTATCTCTAAGCGAAAACGAAAACGAACAAATAGAGAACTTGATTGTTAGCAAGCATAGTAATTTCGACGATGAGGATCAATGCAGCCGTGGATTGGCTTCCATCAAACTGCTAACAGGACAAATCAAATCTATACAGAAACAACACGTTCTTTTAATCGGTGAAAAAATTTATAAAGTTAGAGAGATTTTAAAAAGTATGAATTCACCTGATACAACGTTTTCAGCGTGGATAAATCTTGTATTCCATACAAAATCTTCAGCCTACAATGCTCTAGGGTACTACGAACTATTTATTAATCTTCCCGATAAAAACACAAAGTCTTTGTTCCAATCAATACCGTATAAAACAGCCTACTTACTAGCCTCTAGGAAGGGTTCTTTGAAAGATAAAGTTAAAGTTCTGGGGAAAATCAGTGGGATGTCGAATACATCTGCTATAGATGTACTAAACAAGTTTCTTCCTTCTTTGAGAACTTCTCAAACAGAAAGATTGACCGATTTTGAAGATAGGAATAAAGAGCTGTCAGAAAAACTAATAGAAATCCTTAGGACAGTATGTTCTGGATTAGAATTATCCGAATACAACAAAAACTTGTTGCAGCAGCTTTTTGAGAAGACTCTACAAACAAAGTTTAGATGCTGA